ACGACAGGAGAGTAAAGGGCACGTGTAAAGATCGTCACAACGATATGGAAAACGGACCGTGAGTGGTCGTTAACGCAACGAGGGCACCTTAAACTGCCCCCCTTCccaataagaaaaaaatgatacaATAGTGGGGGAAAAAGCTATATGAGCATCCTTTGTAACTGAGCATAGAGTCATACGCCCTCCACGCATGTATACGTGGCGAAATATGACATGTATTTCATTGCCTTGAGGCGGCACCACATTTGATTTCTCTCAGCGCTAACTATTGAAGCCCGATCCGCTGCCAGGGATTACCAACCATATTCCAGAGCCTCAGAGGTGAGGATGGAGCAAACGCCGACAATCCCAACAGAGGGGAAACGCACTAGCGCACAACGAGAAACCCAAAgaacagaaggaagaagaacagAACGGcaaatatttttattatcaaACCGCGGTTGGAAGTGAGATTCGCCAAGTAGCGCAGCAGTTCGTTACTTCCAGCATTGACGTGCCGCAGTGATGTCTCAACGTTTGTGTCTATGCGGAGAACAATTTCGTTTTGTTCATGCACGAGACGAGTGAAATCATTGAACATTTCACCCACttcaactaccgctgcctcaATCTCCCGAACCGCCTCACTGCGCTGTTTATAATACTGCACATTTTCTCCTCTACTCGCCAATTgcatttgttgctgctgctgcatctcCTGATCGTGAAATAATGCGCTCTCAAATGTTTGTGGTCGATCCCCCGTGGTAAACATGTGACGACGTTGTGCAttacttttcatttcctttgtCTGTTGCTGGAGGGTTGAGCGAAATGTTTGTCCAGTTCGTGCCAGACGTGTGCGCAATGTTTCTACAATAGTGTCACTATGCTTTGTCTGGGACTGCACAAGTGAGTCAACGTCCGCCCTCCCTCCCCACAAACTGTGTGCTTCACTGCCACTAGAGGCCCTCGTTCGCGCAAGCACCACCTTCTCAGCATCTAAGGCACGCGCTTTAAGTTCGTCGAGGGTATTCAAATCTGCATGAAGACGCTGTAATGACGTTTTAACCACTTGTGTGAGGGCTGTCACTTCGGATGAGCGATCTTCAAACACAGTCTGCCGTTGTGTAAGTTGCGTCAGCCGCATGATGGACTCCGACACTTTCGCCAAGTCGGCGGCGAATGCCTGGGCAAAACGATTAAATATTTGTGTCTCGTTACTCGAACGGAGGCCGGAGTTCGACTGCAGAAGTTCTCCCCGAGAAGGGTCGATATGTCGCACGCCGTTGTGCAGTAAAACTTCACCATGCTTCATGCCGTTGAAGATGCTGTGCAGCTCATTTGAACGGTCGCGCTCTACAACCATAGTTGGAGGTCAGAATTCGGCTCGCTAACTGGAGGCCCCTTCCCTTCTTAGTCCCTTCCTTGAAGTTTTCTCTGGTCCCTCTTACcaggagaggaaaagagggcATATGTTTGGGCAGGATTCGGGTCTacacaaagaagaacaaaaaaaaaacaagataaCAAGAACTGCAATGCCTTCTCTTCCCCAAAGAAAATTTGCGTAACGCCGTCGCCACCTTtgatatatgtttgtttggtgaTCGTTTGACATCTGCAGCCAGAATCGTTTTGCTGTGGCAACATGGTAGTGAGTGGAGAAACGAACACGATGACACACCAAACCCTTAGACTGACCGGAAAGAATCGGCGTCGTCACATTCATCAGTATCTACGTCGCTATCAATGTCTGTCACTTCGTTGTCGTCAACCTCATCGCGTTTTCGTTTGGTTCTGTTTGCTTCGCCTCGACCACGGAATGGATCCAGCCACTTCTGCATCTCATCCTCGAGAAAAGCGCCATAGGCTTTTGGGATGAAAACCATGCGCAGTTCTTCCACGTGTCTGGATCGGTCCGCCATCACGCGACCTTCGCCGATTCCTTCCCCACTTCCAGATGCATCCCCTCCCAAGCCACACGCCGCATTTCCTTTCGAGAGGACAGCAGAGACAAGATTTCCGTTGTGTCGCTTGTTTAACCGCATCACCATTTCAAAAGCTGGTTCGTCGCGAAAGGAAACCAACGAGCCAACCTCGACACGAACACCTTTCAGTTTGGAGCGAAGCTCACTGACTGAGGAGGGCGAAAGGTCTGACTGCGCCCTCATGCCGCCATGCAAAATGGATGATGTGCCCTGAGCCTTCTATTAGGAAGACAATGGGAAAAATTAATGGGAGAGTTGCAGTTCCAGAAATGTTGATAGCGGACAAACATCCCACGAAGTTCTTTACCGAATACGATTTGATGCAATTCACAAGAGGACCCC
This region of Trypanosoma brucei gambiense DAL972 chromosome 10, complete sequence genomic DNA includes:
- a CDS encoding syntaxin 5, putative, yielding MVVERDRSNELHSIFNGMKHGEVLLHNGVRHIDPSRGELLQSNSGLRSSNETQIFNRFAQAFAADLAKVSESIMRLTQLTQRQTVFEDRSSEVTALTQVVKTSLQRLHADLNTLDELKARALDAEKVVLARTRASSGSEAHSLWGGRADVDSLVQSQTKHSDTIVETLRTRLARTGQTFRSTLQQQTKEMKSNAQRRHMFTTGDRPQTFESALFHDQEMQQQQQMQLASRGENVQYYKQRSEAVREIEAAVVEVGEMFNDFTRLVHEQNEIVLRIDTNVETSLRHVNAGSNELLRYLANLTSNRGLIIKIFAVLFFFLLFFGFLVVR